gaccaccccttccccccagcaAGGACAACTCTCTCAACCCAAGTCCAGTCACAAACCAACCCGATctctccctttttttttttttgcgccCAACCCACTTTATTTATTTTTCGCCCGTGCATTCGTCCCAAGTTCTTCTGCCTCTTTTTTCACCCGAACTGAAAGAACAGACCCAGATCATCTGAGAGCGATTGCGATTGATACAGTCTACCCCTGACCCGACCAAGCATTTTCCCTCGAGCGTTCTTGTTGAACATCCACCACAGACCCCCCAAGACTCCCCAgactcctcccccgctcccgctccctgctctccacccaccacccaccggCCGGTAGTgctcagcccagcccagcccaccacGAGACAGCGATAAACGAGAGACGATATCTATAAGAACAAGAATACTGCGCCAATTTCATTCCCCTTCAATTACTTGACTCCCACTTTCTCGACACCATCTGTCGCGAATCAAAGGGTGACGGTAACAGATAGGAACCATTCCCAATGTCGTAAGtagacacacacacacacacacacccctgGCCTGGACGGCTCTGGAATTCCTCAGCCCGTGCCACCGAGAGCTGTGCCGCAACTCACCTAtaacacccccctccaataATGTGTCCCGGTTTGACTAACCCGTCGCGCCCTGTTTTTTCCCCCTCGCGTTAGAATAAGAGGACGATCCGTAACAATAAACACACGCAGTCACAGCCACGCTGCACCATCGACATCTTCAGATTCATACTATACTGACGAGGACTCGTACTCGCAACAAAGCCACGAGTACAGCGAATCGCTcgctgacgacgacgacgaagaggaagaggacgacgacgacgacgaagacgagtgGGGAGGAGAATACGACGACATTGACCCATCGGATTCTGCATCCACCGCTCACCACGAGCCCTACAAGCGCCCCATTTCCCGAAACCACAGCGGCACCGGCAGACCGCACAGCGGCTCCCGACGTCACcggcttccaccaccccagggACGCCAGTCGGCAAGCTACTACCAGTCACCCCAAGCGCCTCCAATGAGCCTGGACCCCTCGGACGAATACGGCTCGACGTATGGTCGCCCAAGCTATGCCCAcggcccaccaccgcccaacAACGTCGGCGCATTCTACGGAAACCGAGGTAACCAACCCCCAGCAGGGTATGCAGCAAGTCACGTAGGCGGTTTCGGCGCAAGTCCATACGGAGCCGGCCAAATGGTTCCCTACGGTGACTATTCGAATCCCTTCGCGCCCATGCGCGGCGCCAACGGGCCCCCTCAAAATGATTACTACAACGATCCCCGCGCACTCGGCCCACATGGTCACCAGCCGGGTCCGGGTCCGCAGCACTACGGACACGGCATGATGGCCCCCTACAACCCCGCCGGAGCGGCGGCCTCCATGTTTTACGGTGCTCACCAGGGTTATGGTGGCATGCCTCCACACATGCAGATGCACATGTATCAagcaccccctccaccgccaacagaagTCAGCCCCAGACCGACGACACCCGcacccgcccctcctcccaagccgGCCGAACCAGACCCGGCTATGCTCAAACTGCAAGCCGAACTGGAAGCCTTTAAGAAGgcccagaaagaaaaggaagaagcGGAAAAGCAAAGGGCACTGGAGGAAAAGATCCGCCAAGACGCCGCAGAGGCCTACCGCCGGCAGATGGAAGAGACTGAAcggcagaggaagaaggccgaggaggaagccgccGCGGCAAGGAgaaaggccgaggaggaggctgccagGCAAAAGATGGAACACGAAAGGCAGCTTGCTCTCGCCAAGGCCGAAGCTGAAAAGGCGACGCTGGAaaggttggagaaggagcgaagagaggccgagcagaggaggaaggaagccgaggaggagcgcaAGAGGCTTGAGCGGGAGGCACGCGACAAGTTTGAGGCCGAGATGAGAGCTGCTGAGGAGCGTAGAAGGCGCGAGgcggaggctgctgctcttgcCGAGGCTGAAGCCAAGGCCCGTGTGGAAAGAGCCATCCgtgaggagcaggagaagatggcggccaagatcaaggctgaggaagaggccaaggctgctgctgctgcgaaggcggccgaggaggccaagaagctcaaggagctggaagaagaggcgaagaaggctcTGGAAAGGGCCatcaaggagcaggaggagaagctcgcGGCTGCTGTCAAGGCGGAACGCGAGAAGATTGAGGCTGCtcagaaggccgaggaggaggccaaagccgcggcggcgaagaaggcggccgaggaggaggcctggaagaagaagctggagcaggaggctCAGATGAAGGCAGAGCTGGAGGCGAGAGAgaagattgagaaggagaggcaggctgccgaggcggctgctgctgccgccgccgcggcaaAGGCCGCTGAGGAGGCCCTCAAGAAGAggctgatggaggaggccaaggtgaaggttgaggaggctgtcatgaagaaggagaagccgcCCATCAGGTTTAAGGATGCTGTCGGGCGCAAGTTTAGCTTCCCCTTTCACCTTTGCGCCACGTGGACGGGCATGGAGGAGTTGATCAAGCAGGCCTTCCTTAACATGGAGGTCATTGGCCCTCACGTGCAGGAAGGGCACTACGACTTGATCGGCCCCGACGGCGAAATCATCCTGCCTTCGGTCTGGGAGCGTGTCATCCAGCCCGACTGGGCCGTCACGATGCACATGTGGCCCATGGAGAAGCACCCCCTCCGCATGCAGCACCCGGGTATGCCGCCCCCGGGCATGCAAATGCCTGGCATGCCCCCCGGAATGGgccgaccccaaccccaaggtGGACACCACGGACATGGGCACCGGCCCTCCATGGGGATGCCATACCGGCCACCTTCCCGTCCGACCGGTGGACAAGGCGgaccaccgccccctcctccgcctccgggcggcatggcatggcCGCCTGCCGGTAGCGCCATGGGCGGCATACCGATGCCCGGTCAGGGACAACGTATCAGGGTTCCAATGCCCGGACCGAACGGCGCCGTTGTTGTGACGGCGGATCCGCCAAAGGTGAAGAAGTCCAAGGGCGCGCCGACGACGGTGCTGGGGTGGATGGCGGGCAAGCCGACGAAGAGCAGCGGGAAAAAGTATGTTGCAgactcctccccccagaTTGTGATATCCAAACCTGTCGTCCCCGAGAAGCACCGAGCACATTATGTGGAGTATAAGTTGAAGTCACAGAGTCGAAGTTTGTCGTTTTACCTTGCCCCCCCtgtatcatcatcatttgTCACGGATGTTTTTTGAGATGGCACTGTGCTGACGTGTATTGGTGCAACAGGAAGAAATAAGCGTTGAGTTACCCAGACACTATCGAAGATAACATCCCTCGACTTACTCACCCGATATACAACCTTTCTCTCATCAACATTTCTCgctgcttttttttctggtttCTTTACTCAGTCTGTGTCTacagttttttttttttttttttttggctttttgatACCTTGTCGCCTATTTTTGCCTCgcaggttttttttttctttcagtATAACACTTTGAAATTTggacggtgggggagagATATACGAGGTATGATGGAATATGATATTTGGATATGACGGAAACGAAACAGATatatggatggatggatggtcaAGATATGGAGATGGGTatggaagatgatggtgggtggcattagtttttttttcttcttttttttcccttcttctcttcgtTTCGGCCCGGCGCAAAAAGCTCAAGCATCACATCATGGTCAAAGCATTTGCAACAAAGCGTGGCGCGACGGGCGATTGGGatatttttgtttttgttttttttggtttggtttgtgtggtggtggtgtggtccTAGATGCTTTTTTTGTGGTCCTTCGTTATTTTCTGCTATCTTCTAGGCTGGTTCGTGTTGTGTTGTTTATTGTTTACTTTTTACGTATTATAAAACCAAAAATGAGAAGTACAAAAATTAAAAAGGGTCAAAGATTGTTGCTAATGTTTTGAGCGTTCGGTGTGAttggtttgggtggttgaaggtgtctatgtgttgtgtgtgtgctggGTATCGCCTATCTAACTCCTTCGCTTGCTGTCTATCTCTATTGTACATATTTTTAcattcttctccttccaACTCCCAGCTCGCTCCCTTCTACGCCTGTGGTGTTACATATCCATAACCATACATCCTTCAAGCTCCTTGTCCCCATATTCTTACGCCTTTGCCCACCCTCCGGTACCTGAACCACCAGAACTCTAACCAACTTCCCAACCAGAGTAGCGGCGGCCAAAGTGCTTGTCGCCAGAGCCGGCCCGGTGACTTTGCTTCCCATCTACTCCCCCCTGGTAGCCACTCCTATACACCCCCCGACCTGTGGCCTTCCCCCTCGTCCACAAACCTCCCTGGCCCTCCCCTCAAAAGCACATATCATACGTCCCACCATCTCATCCGCCACGGCCCGAACCGCGAGCCCGACAGCCGGATTCGCAAACCgaaacctcaccaccaattTCACCTCCGTCACCCCCCCTTTTACTTCCCGCACCGTCCACTTCGTGCACAAACTCTCaaacacccccccctccaaccccttttTGTCCCCCTCTGTAGTCTCATACCCGTGTTTTCTTAGGACGTCAAGC
The sequence above is a segment of the Podospora pseudocomata strain CBS 415.72m chromosome 2 map unlocalized CBS415.72m_2, whole genome shotgun sequence genome. Coding sequences within it:
- a CDS encoding uncharacterized protein (COG:Z; EggNog:ENOG503Q4X4) — translated: MSHAAPSTSSDSYYTDEDSYSQQSHEYSESLADDDDEEEEDDDDDEDEWGGEYDDIDPSDSASTAHHEPYKRPISRNHSGTGRPHSGSRRHRLPPPQGRQSASYYQSPQAPPMSLDPSDEYGSTYGRPSYAHGPPPPNNVGAFYGNRGNQPPAGYAASHVGGFGASPYGAGQMVPYGDYSNPFAPMRGANGPPQNDYYNDPRALGPHGHQPGPGPQHYGHGMMAPYNPAGAAASMFYGAHQGYGGMPPHMQMHMYQAPPPPPTEVSPRPTTPAPAPPPKPAEPDPAMLKLQAELEAFKKAQKEKEEAEKQRALEEKIRQDAAEAYRRQMEETERQRKKAEEEAAAARRKAEEEAARQKMEHERQLALAKAEAEKATLERLEKERREAEQRRKEAEEERKRLEREARDKFEAEMRAAEERRRREAEAAALAEAEAKARVERAIREEQEKMAAKIKAEEEAKAAAAAKAAEEAKKLKELEEEAKKALERAIKEQEEKLAAAVKAEREKIEAAQKAEEEAKAAAAKKAAEEEAWKKKLEQEAQMKAELEAREKIEKERQAAEAAAAAAAAAKAAEEALKKRLMEEAKVKVEEAVMKKEKPPIRFKDAVGRKFSFPFHLCATWTGMEELIKQAFLNMEVIGPHVQEGHYDLIGPDGEIILPSVWERVIQPDWAVTMHMWPMEKHPLRMQHPGMPPPGMQMPGMPPGMGRPQPQGGHHGHGHRPSMGMPYRPPSRPTGGQGGPPPPPPPPGGMAWPPAGSAMGGIPMPGQGQRIRVPMPGPNGAVVVTADPPKVKKSKGAPTTVLGWMAGKPTKSSGKKKK